A stretch of Komagataella phaffii GS115 chromosome 2, complete sequence DNA encodes these proteins:
- a CDS encoding uncharacterized protein (Ubiquitin-protein ligase, member of the cullin family with similarity to Cdc53p and human CUL3), translating to MLGGNEIRKSKIRTPKKAFLSQVDYEKSWEQLDEAIKQIYQKNASTLSFEELYRKTYNLVLRKQGKFLYDNIYNSIKSHLENDVRPRMTQFMEDDKIDKAVLLQNMSTEWNDHLLSMRMISDFAMYLDRVYVKEAHLPLIYDIGLQLFRDYVILPNDNIVGKKIIGLLLQSIDEIRSNKIVDKFLIKNIIFMFESLPDEAGNYYDTYVEPDFLEDSRLYFEKVSSELLLEQNGSLFINNIIRLIEEEQNRTALYLPLSTLPKLVELMDKALIATNIEAVLAFENEGLSKWVAAESVFELNSLYKLIGRIDEEYHILRTHLKRLLISFGEALDESTSKTIADGPDTPKKKATTHFVTIWIESILTQRDVYERILQNCFNRDIHIAKTIDASFALILNANKRISEYLSLYIDHFIKQSLKEKSENESEEILTKAVAIFSFIHDKDVFEKYYKNHLAKRLLNPKSNSYDIERNLISKFKSIAGETFVSKLSSMFRDINISKEESKQFQVQLQQDDILPLNNNKKVSMDVNVLTHLIWPLPLTETNVQFPEILFNLKEQYAAFYAQKHQNRKFNWAPNFGTVDMRMTYGRKTYEVNMPTYSAIIILALFSTDYKAQYTYAQIHQELQIPENDLKRQLLSISVAPKTRLLVKRPMSKEINPEDIFQINEKFQSPQIKIKVLTVSTASKLENDQQRSSTLTEVNKDRKFETDAAIVRIMKARKTLTHNNLMNETIKQLANRFSPPPSLIKQRIESLLEKEYMERDSKERNLYHYLA from the exons ATGCTGGGGGGAAACGAAATACGGAAGAGTAAAATAAGAACGCCAAAAAAG GCCTTTTTAAGTCAAGTTGATTATGAAAAATCCTGGGAACAGTTAGATGAAGCGATCAAGCAGATATACCAAAAGAATGCGTCCACCTTGTCATTTGAAGAGTTGTACAGAAAAACGTACAATTTGGTTCTCAGAAAACAGGGGAAGTTCTTGTACGATAATATCTACAATTCTATCAAAAGTCATCTCGAGAATGACGTTCGACCGAGGATGACTCAGTTTATGGAAGACGACAAAATTGACAAAGCTGTGCTATTGCAGAATATGAGTACCGAATGGAATGATCATCTACTATCAATGAGAATGATTAGTGACTTTGCCATGTATCTTGACCGGGTATACGTCAAGGAGGCTCACCTCCCTCTGATCTATGATATAGGGTTACAATTGTTCAGGGACTACGTGATTTTACCGAATGATAATATagttggaaaaaaaatcattgggCTCTTATTGcaatcaattgatgaaatcagGTCAAATAAGATTGTCGATAAGTTTCTCATCAAGAACATTATTTTTATGTTTGAATCATTGCCAGACGAGGCAGGTAACTACTATGACACATATGTGGAACCcgattttttggaagacaGTAGGTtatattttgaaaaggttaGCTCCGAACTTCTGTTGGAACAGAACGGGTCGTTgttcatcaacaatattaTTCGTCTCatcgaagaagaacaaaacAGAACAGCATTATACTTGCCACTCTCAACGTTGCCGAAGCTGGTAGAACTAATGGACAAAGCTTTGATTGCAACGAATATAGAAGCCGTTTTAGCATTTGAGAACGAGGGTTTGAGCAAGTGGGTTGCCGCAGAGTCTGTCTTTGAATTGAATAGTCTCTACAAGTTGATCGGGAGAATAGACGAAGAGTATCACATATTGAGAACTCATTTAAAACGATTACTGATTTCGTTTGGAGAAGCATTGGACGAGTCAACAAGTAAAACTATTGCAGATGGTCCTGATACTCCTAAGAAGAAGGCAACGACTCACTTTGTGACTATTTGGATTGAATCCATTTTAACCCAAAGGGATGTGTATGAGAGGATTTTGCAAAACTGTTTCAACAGAGACATCCATATCGCCAAGACTATCGATGCTTCGTTTGCGTTGATACTCAATGCCAATAAACGGATATCCGAGTATTTATCCCTATACATTGACCATTTTATCAAACAGTCACTAAAAGAGAAGTCTGAAAATGAATCCGAAGAGATTCTAACTAAAGCAGTGGCCattttcagcttcatccATGATAAGgatgtttttgaaaaatactaCAAGAACCACTTGGCGAAAAGACTACTAAATCCCAAATCTAATTCTTATGACATTGAGAGaaacttgatttcaaagttcaaaagCATTGCTGGCGAGACCTTTGTAAGTAAACTGTCCAGCATGTTCAGAGATATAAATATCTCTAAAGAGGAATCGAAGCAGTTTCAAGTACAGTTACAGCAGGATGATATACTCCCGTTGAATAACAATAAGAAGGTTTCTATGGATGTTAACGTGTTAACTCACTTGATTTGGCCATTACCTTTGACTGAAACCAACGTTCAGTTCCCCGAGATACTATTCAACCTTAAGGAACAATACGCAGCATTCTATGCTCAAAAGCATCAAAACCGAAAGTTCAACTGGGCTCCTAATTTTGGCACTGTTGATATGCGCATGACTTATGGCCGTAAAACATATGAGGTCAACATGCCCACGTACAGTGCCATAATTATACTTGCATTATTCTCTACCGATTACAAGGCCCAATATACCTATGCGCAGATCCACCAAGAATTACAGATTCCTGAGAATGATCTTAAAAGGCAGCTACTGTCCATATCTGTTGCCCCAAAAACTCGTTTACTAGTGAAACGACCCATgtccaaagaaatcaatccggaagatatttttcagatAAATGAGAAGTTTCAGTCGCCCCAGATCAAAATCAAGGTGTTGACTGTTTCTACAGCAAGCAAGCTGGAAAATGACCAACAGAGGTCCTCTACACTGACAGAGGTTAACAAGGATAGAAAATTCGAAACCGATGCGGCCATTGTTAGAATAATGAAGGCCCGAAAGACCCTTACGCATAACAACCTGATGAACGAGACAATAAAACAATTGGCCAACAGGTTCAGTCCTCCGCCGTCTCTAATCAAGCAAAGAATTGAATCtttgttggagaaagaaTACATGGAACGTGATTCCAAGGAGAGAAATCTATATCATTATTTAGCATGA
- a CDS encoding Component of the Swr1p complex that incorporates Htz1p into chromatin: MSSDILDVLSISGRSNLSNQKKKITKDGPTKKKKQTAMSRELFNLIGQNTPPLAVEKTVKFKEKLNVNNKPTPWSYVEFSNDARESKDGLKLHHWIKGSSELAKNSPYLFEKYNQKIQIPSFTKEEYDEFLKDLDLECREREKRDKALKEQEAKEAEKLEKEKENDKERVNGDELGKEEDNASDFVPKKENVNDQILPKIDEPQTNKKDDMESTEDVSKSDSQEVSKDVNPSEEVEASWDYDETVHLFQLCEKWDLRWPIIVDRYEYDERSMEELKERFYKVSERILRHKYRNVTMDDKTSLLVQTLSSFDKRRETERKQYLRRLLSRSPTEIAEEESLVIEARKFELAAKKMLTERASLLRLLDSPQSTGSISQYLTSQGLTQLYNTLMSADRSKRRKVETPTPPQIPPGASSSLHRTSMDLKRKAAKKIGPNALLENIKATGNSVPPSGNAPQSAAIELINTKMTPEEKEAYGIKIHQEKLQPGVSLRSARLPTFKPATQAKIVVVLNELEVSPKPTIPTAKVVAQYDNLLQTINVLLETKKQVNKLEVELNLLEGKEEDKES, from the coding sequence ATGTCGTCTGATATCCTGGATGTCCTCTCTATTTCTGGACGATCGAATTTGTcgaatcagaagaagaaaatcacCAAAGATGGACCtacaaaaaagaagaaacaaaccGCTATGAGTCGAGAGTTGTTCAATCTTATTGGCCAAAACACTCCTCCTTTAGCAGTTGAAAAGACCGTtaagttcaaagaaaagctgAATGTCAATAATAAGCCTACTCCATGGAGCTATGTGGAATTTAGTAACGATGCTCGTGAATCCAAAGATGGGTTGAAGTTGCATCATTGGATCAAAGGTTCATCAGAGCTCGCCAAAAACTCGCCATacttgtttgaaaaatacaatcaaaagattcaaatcCCCTCGTTTACAAAAGAGGAATATGatgagtttttgaaagatcttgaCTTGGAATGCCgagagagagaaaaaagggataaggctttgaaagaacagGAAGCAAAGGAAGCTGAGAAACttgagaaagagaaggaaaatgaCAAGGAGAGAGTAAACGGagatgaacttggaaaagaagaggacAATGCATCAGATTTTGTACCtaagaaagagaatgtaAATGACCAAATATTAccaaaaattgatgaacCGCAAACTAACAAGAAAGACGACATGGAATCAACTGAggatgtttcaaaatcagattCTCAGGAGGTTTCAAAGGACGTCAATCCTTCCGAAGAAGTAGAAGCATCGTGGGACTACGATGAAACAGTTCATTTATTTCAACTCTGCGAAAAATGGGATCTCCGTTGGCCAATAATTGTTGATCGATATGAATATGACGAGAGATCCATGGAAGAGTTAAAGGAGAGGTTTTATAAAGTTTCCGAGAGGATCCTACGACACAAGTACAGGAATGTTACAATGGATGATAAGACTTCATTACTAGTTCAAACTTTAAGCTCGTTTGACAAAAGGAGAGAAACAGAGAGAAAACAATACTTGAGAAGACTGCTATCCAGATCTCCTACTGAGATAGCCGAGGAAGAATCGTTGGTTATAGAGGCAAGAAAGTTTGAATTGGCTGCAAAGAAGATGTTAACTGAACGTGCTTCCTTGTTAAGGCTGTTGGACTCTCCTCAGTCTACTGGTTCCATTTCCCAGTACTTAACTTCTCAAGGCCTTACCCAACTTTACAATACGTTAATGTCTGCTGACAGATCTAAGAGGAGAAAGGTTGAAACACCGACGCCTCCCCAGATTCCTCCAGGTGCGTCGTCCTCTTTACACCGAACATCCATGGACCTTAAAAGGAAAGCTgcaaagaagattggtCCGAATGCCCTGTTGGAAAATATCAAGGCCACTGGCAATTCAGTGCCTCCCAGCGGCAACGCTCCACAGAGCGCTGCTATTGAACTTATAAACACGAAGATGactccagaagaaaaagaagcataCGGAATTAAGATCCACCAAGAGAAGCTTCAGCCCGGTGTGAGCTTACGGTCCGCCAGACTACCTACATTCAAGCCAGCAACTCAAGCGAAAATTGTTGTTGTACTGAATGAGCTAGAAGTTAGCCCTAAGCCTACCATCCCCACAGCAAAAGTTGTTGCTCAGTATGATAACCTATTACAAACAATAAATGTTCTACTAGAAACTAAGAAGCAGGTGAACAAGCTGGAAGTAGAGCTTAACCTTCTCGAAGggaaggaagaagataaagaatCATAG
- a CDS encoding Actin-and formin-interacting protein, involved in actin cable nucleation and polarized cell growth translates to MHILASSRSASPTGSTTMSDTSNGQRHSSHYSATSVLVNTKRLVETLTRWAKGTSSAADVSDAYVQLGNVFKLACRTFQQAGVDITNIGDIPRDLRVILQAAIYEEQSQQTLDKYLPDIRKIITNLITKLKEKQQQMREIEDSKNLGRNLSAHSSQRSVSGPPVSKAYSQRSSSSADNSPQSKDPLAKLQKEESLKRRASRRFSAYQYAKLANFVPEREYPVPNPTGSKSPYQELSNPNSAARSLSKSPESVKSSSRFASSNVPALTSEVGQTNSPSGSKSSHAPDGERVHIYLKLHQETKKANISIPTSLTSLRLLFIQKFSYSPGTDAFPDIYIEDPKVSVRYELEESYLGDIQEGTILSLNVPDPTTILIKGLEAQLSSLKLQVSEVQTNVLSEVKDIVATNNRNPSIAATDDSSSSKTMVNGAALSNADLDELVSIRQDLSKAKQVYSDNKNNFTKTVHSLLEKLQQFQSANVSSSHSANRTIMINSQERLSVECETLLTKTDDLQDIIEGLRKDVSTRRARPSKKNLQYVSKEIEEAKADLKKVSEYIANEKETWKKIWESELNTVCEEQKFLNLQEELVEDLNEDLARAYETFSLVEECCEQLEKTPASKITPNLPIPEPGENLNNVRTALMSEVELLQPDHQNRVEAIERAERLREKQKQLTMVNEFQEELGGFVEGQKLKKSGGIEETEKIRKLKDEQNLKGNYGYL, encoded by the coding sequence ATGCATATCCTTGCTTCCTCAAGATCTGCTTCACCCACCGGGTCAACAACAATGTCTGATACAAGCAATGGACAGCGACATAGCAGTCACTACAGTGCTACCAGTGTCTTGGTGAATACAAAGCGATTGGTCGAGACCCTGACCCGCTGGGCTAAAGGTACCAGCAGCGCCGCCGATGTCTCTGATGCTTATGTTCAGTTAGGTaatgttttcaaactgGCCTGCCGAACTTTCCAGCAAGCTGGTGTAGATATCACGAACATTGGTGACATTCCAAGAGATCTAAGGGTTATTTTACAGGCTGCTATATATGAGGAGCAGTCCCAACAAACATTGGATAAGTACCTTCCAGATATCAGAAAGATAATCACAAATTTGATCAcaaagttgaaggaaaaacaacaacaaatgAGAGAGATTGAAGACTCAAAAAATTTGGGTAGAAATCTTTCTGCTCATTCTTCTCAGCGGTCTGTGTCGGGACCTCCTGTAAGCAAGGCCTATTCCCAAAGAAGTAGCAGTAGCGCTGACAATTCTCCACAGTCGAAGGATCCTTTGGCTAAATtacagaaagaagaatccCTTAAAAGACGAgcatcaagaagattttcaGCCTATCAGTACGCCAAGTTAGCCAATTTTgttccagaaagagaataCCCAGTGCCAAATCCCACAGGCTCAAAGTCGCCATATCAGGAATtatcaaatccaaattCTGCGGCGAGATCACTTTCTAAATCACCTGAAAGTGTAAAATCGTCTTCTCGGTTTGCGTCTTCCAACGTTCCAGCGTTGACCTCTGAAGTGGGTCAAACTAATTCGCCTTCTGGTAGTAAGTCTTCTCATGCGCCCGATGGTGAAAGAGTCCACATATATTTGAagcttcatcaagaaaCTAAGAAAGCGAACATATCCATACCAACTTCATTGACTTCCTTGCGGCTTTTGTTCATACAAAAGTTTTCCTATTCCCCTGGTACTGATGCATTTCCAGATATTTATATAGAAGATCCTAAAGTTAGTGTTAGATACGAGCTGGAGGAGAGCTACCTCGGTGATATTCAAGAGGGCACCATTTTGTCCCTTAACGTTCCTGATCCAACTACTATATTAATTAAAGGATTGGAAGCTCAACTAAGTTCATTGAAGTTACAAGTCTCTGAAGTGCAAACGAATGTCCTTTCTGAAGTGAAGGACATTGTCGCTACAAACAATAGGAACCCATCAATTGCTGCAACTGATGATTCTAGTAGTTCTAAAACTATGGTGAATGGTGCTGCTTTAAGCAATGCTGATCTTGACGAACTGGTTTCAATTCGTCAAGACCTTTCTAAGGCAAAACAGGTATACTCAGATAACAAGAACAATTTTACCAAAACCGttcattctcttttggaaaagctgcaacaatttcaaagcgCAAATGTGTCATCATCGCACTCTGCCAACCGAACGATCATGATAAATAGCCAGGAACGACTCTCGGTCGAATGTGAAACACTTCTTACAAAAACTGATGACTTGCAAGATATCATTGAAGGTTTAAGGAAGGACGTGTCTACGAGAAGAGCCAGaccttccaagaaaaatttgCAGTACGTGTCCAaggagattgaagaagctAAAGCTGATCTTAAAAAGGTGTCTGAATATATTGCTAACGAGAaagaaacttggaaaaagaTCTGGGAATCTGAGCTTAACACTGTTTGCGAGGAACAAAAGTTCCtcaatcttcaagaagaacttGTAGAAGATCTGAATGAAGATTTAGCTAGAGCGTATGAGACGTTTTCacttgttgaagaatgttgcgaacaattggaaaaaacACCAGCATCAAAAATAACACCTAATCTACCAATTCCGGAGCCTGGTGAAAATTTGAACAATGTGAGGACTGCGTTAATGTCTGAAGTTGAGCTACTGCAGCCTGACCATCAAAACAGAGTTGAGGCTATAGAAAGAGCAGAAAGGTTAAgagagaaacagaaacaatTGACTATGGTTAACgaatttcaagaagaattggGTGGTTTTGTAGAAGGccaaaagttgaaaaaatccggaggaattgaagaaacagaaaagaTTCGTaaattgaaagatgaacAGAATTTAAAAGGAAATTACGGTtatctttga